The following are encoded in a window of Gramella sp. MT6 genomic DNA:
- a CDS encoding ZIP family metal transporter gives MDIVINYFESLDPVYAAFLATLFTWGLTALGASLVFLFRGMNRAFFDGMLGFTGGVMVAASFWSLLAPGIEMSPGEGFEKVVPALVGFGLGALFIFSLDKILPHLHVNFKMSESEGIKTPWHKSVLLTLAITLHNIPEGLAVGVLFGGVAAGFEGASIGGAVALAIGIGLQNFPEGFAVAMPLRRQGLSRWKSFNYGQLSAIVEPIAAVLGAWAVLTFQPILPYALCFAAGAMIFVVVEEVVPEAQQGNFTDISTMGFIGGFMVMMTLDVGLG, from the coding sequence ATGGATATTGTAATTAACTATTTTGAATCACTTGATCCAGTATATGCTGCATTTCTGGCCACATTATTTACCTGGGGACTTACTGCTCTAGGCGCATCACTTGTATTTCTTTTTAGAGGTATGAACCGTGCCTTTTTTGACGGGATGCTAGGGTTTACCGGTGGGGTAATGGTGGCAGCGAGTTTTTGGAGTCTACTGGCTCCCGGGATAGAGATGAGTCCCGGAGAAGGTTTTGAAAAGGTTGTTCCTGCACTGGTAGGTTTTGGTCTTGGTGCCTTGTTCATTTTTAGTTTGGATAAGATCCTACCTCATTTGCACGTGAATTTCAAAATGAGTGAATCTGAAGGTATAAAAACTCCCTGGCATAAATCGGTATTATTAACTTTAGCGATCACATTGCACAATATTCCCGAAGGGCTTGCTGTAGGAGTTCTTTTTGGTGGTGTAGCCGCGGGCTTTGAAGGTGCCAGTATCGGCGGAGCCGTAGCACTCGCCATAGGAATAGGGCTTCAAAACTTCCCGGAAGGATTTGCCGTGGCCATGCCATTGCGAAGACAGGGGTTAAGCAGGTGGAAAAGTTTTAATTATGGTCAGCTCTCTGCAATTGTAGAGCCTATAGCAGCAGTTTTGGGAGCCTGGGCAGTACTTACTTTTCAACCTATTCTGCCGTATGCCTTATGTTTCGCTGCAGGAGCTATGATATTCGTAGTGGTAGAAGAAGTGGTGCCAGAAGCCCAGCAGGGTAATTTTACCGATATCTCTACTATGGGATTTATTGGTGGATTCATGGTGATGATGACCCTTGATGTAGGACTTGGTTAA
- a CDS encoding BrxA/BrxB family bacilliredoxin, with protein sequence MYPAELVKPMREDLTKIGFKELHTVEDVEKAMELKGTTLVVVNSVCGCAAANARPGARLSLQNAKKPDNLVTVFAGVDKEATEKARDMMVPFPPSSPSMALFKDGELVHMLERHHIEGRPADMIAENLIGAYNEFC encoded by the coding sequence ATGTATCCAGCAGAATTAGTAAAACCAATGAGAGAAGATCTTACTAAGATTGGTTTTAAAGAATTACACACTGTAGAAGATGTTGAAAAGGCTATGGAATTGAAAGGAACTACTTTGGTAGTTGTGAATTCGGTTTGTGGTTGTGCTGCAGCGAACGCACGTCCCGGAGCAAGACTTTCTCTACAAAACGCTAAGAAGCCAGATAACCTGGTAACTGTTTTTGCAGGTGTAGATAAAGAAGCTACCGAAAAAGCAAGAGATATGATGGTACCATTCCCTCCATCTTCTCCATCTATGGCTCTTTTTAAAGATGGTGAACTGGTTCATATGCTAGAGCGTCACCACATTGAGGGGCGTCCTGCAGATATGATCGCAGAGAACCTGATTGGAGCTTATAACGAATTTTGCTAA
- a CDS encoding metal-dependent transcriptional regulator: MFSLSEENYLKAIFHLETAYKSGVSTNALAEEMQTKASSVTDMIKRLSDKDLVNYKKYQGVKLSEAGKNAAIEVIRKHRLWEVFLVDKLGFSWDEVHEVAEQLEHIKSEKLTNELDKFLEYPKRDPHGDPIPDAQGNFAVANRALLSDLKKGEIGICVGVKDSSAEFLQYLDKHNISLGKEIQVQEKEEFDQSMLIRMDGNELRISNQISANLFIKTT, translated from the coding sequence ATGTTCAGCTTATCTGAAGAAAATTATCTCAAAGCGATTTTCCATTTGGAAACGGCCTATAAAAGTGGAGTTAGTACAAATGCCCTGGCAGAAGAAATGCAAACCAAGGCTTCCTCTGTGACCGATATGATCAAACGGCTATCAGACAAGGATCTGGTAAACTATAAGAAGTATCAAGGTGTTAAACTAAGCGAGGCGGGAAAAAATGCTGCGATCGAAGTGATAAGGAAACACCGACTTTGGGAGGTTTTTCTTGTAGATAAACTGGGTTTTAGCTGGGATGAGGTTCATGAAGTTGCGGAACAACTTGAACATATAAAGTCTGAAAAGCTTACCAATGAACTGGATAAATTTCTGGAATATCCAAAAAGAGATCCTCATGGAGATCCAATTCCAGATGCCCAGGGAAATTTTGCCGTAGCAAATCGTGCCCTTTTATCTGATCTTAAAAAGGGAGAGATCGGGATTTGTGTTGGCGTGAAAGATTCTTCAGCGGAGTTTCTGCAATATCTGGACAAACATAATATCTCGCTTGGTAAAGAGATCCAGGTCCAGGAAAAAGAAGAATTTGATCAGTCCATGCTTATCAGGATGGATGGAAATGAATTAAGGATATCTAACCAGATATCTGCAAACCTGTTTATAAAAACGACATAG
- a CDS encoding thioredoxin family protein, translated as MRRIIFIILILISEPVLAQQDEIQWMGFEELESSMEHESRPILIYFYTDWCVYCKKMDRNAFKDPEIVSKLNQNFYPVKMNAESLEKIEFDGQEFINDQARTKRNGIHQIPLLLASRDNESLTFPVLMVLDENFRIKIKSYDYLTSERMKKLIKG; from the coding sequence ATGAGAAGAATCATTTTTATAATCTTAATTCTTATCTCAGAACCTGTCTTAGCTCAGCAAGATGAGATCCAATGGATGGGATTTGAAGAATTGGAATCTTCTATGGAGCATGAGAGCAGACCTATACTAATATATTTTTATACAGATTGGTGTGTTTACTGTAAAAAGATGGACAGAAATGCTTTTAAAGATCCCGAGATTGTTTCTAAACTGAATCAGAATTTTTATCCGGTAAAAATGAACGCGGAAAGCCTTGAGAAAATTGAATTTGACGGACAGGAATTCATAAACGATCAGGCCAGGACCAAACGAAACGGGATACATCAAATTCCCTTGCTATTGGCTAGTCGCGATAATGAATCTCTTACTTTTCCGGTTCTAATGGTTCTCGATGAAAATTTTAGAATAAAAATCAAGAGTTACGATTACCTGACTTCAGAAAGAATGAAGAAATTGATAAAAGGTTAA
- a CDS encoding lysophospholipid acyltransferase family protein, whose product MKRFFSYPLSVIFYFFFFLSMLIFHPIQWICLKIGGYQAHKKSVDIFNWFLLRSLNILGTTFTIENDYDIPVDRTCIFVSNHQGMYDIPPIIWYFRKHHPKFVSKKELGHGIPSISFNLRHGGSVLIDRKNRRESLLKMSQFGDYLKETKRSAVIFPEGTRSRTGEPKEFRKNGMMMLFKKIPDALVVPITINNSWKLFKHGNYPIDLGVNVRLKTHKPIPVNSEEPESLAAKVERIITADII is encoded by the coding sequence ATGAAAAGATTTTTCTCCTATCCCTTATCGGTCATATTCTATTTTTTCTTTTTTCTAAGTATGCTTATTTTTCATCCTATCCAGTGGATCTGTTTGAAAATTGGAGGTTACCAGGCGCATAAGAAAAGTGTGGATATCTTCAACTGGTTTTTACTCCGCAGCCTGAATATCCTGGGAACTACTTTTACTATTGAAAATGATTATGATATCCCGGTGGACAGGACTTGCATCTTTGTTTCCAATCACCAGGGAATGTATGATATCCCGCCAATTATCTGGTACTTTAGAAAACATCACCCAAAATTTGTTAGCAAAAAGGAATTGGGTCATGGAATCCCGAGTATTTCCTTCAATCTTAGGCATGGAGGTTCTGTTTTGATAGACCGTAAGAATCGCCGGGAATCTTTATTGAAAATGAGTCAGTTTGGAGATTATTTAAAAGAAACTAAAAGATCTGCCGTGATCTTTCCGGAAGGGACCCGAAGCAGGACTGGAGAGCCGAAAGAATTCAGAAAGAATGGGATGATGATGCTTTTCAAGAAAATACCTGATGCCTTGGTGGTACCCATCACCATCAATAACTCCTGGAAACTTTTCAAACACGGGAACTATCCCATAGACCTGGGCGTGAATGTTAGACTGAAAACTCATAAGCCTATCCCCGTTAATTCTGAAGAACCGGAAAGCCTCGCTGCAAAAGTAGAGCGAATTATTACCGCCGATATTATTTAA
- a CDS encoding TonB-dependent receptor translates to MKILAGILLSILSTVAMAQQSEISGLVSHKGQPVPFANVTISGTNQGTSADAKGRFSIRLKEEKAELIVQAIGFKTKTISIVREEYLDKELNIKLDEDALGLDQVVISATRNRIDLKQSPVIVNVLNSKLFNATQSSSVAETLNFQPGVRVETNCQNCGFTQVRLNGLDGSYTQILINSRSVFSALNSVYGLEQIPTSILDRVEVVRSGGSALFGSNAIAGTVNIITKEPVLNTWNIASNISLIDGEIPDRTLNFAGSVVAEDLNSGVTIYGMNRDRSAYDANGDGFTEITELTNNTLGAKAFLKPNDLSKLTLDLTALKEYRRGGDRLDLAPHLTDITEQLDHNTFIGGLTYDFSNTERSNNYSIYISGQHTDRKSYYGGLGGGRTAQDSISASNAYGNTTDLALLGGFQFTKNFKNNDVLTTGAEYNHSNTEDDIAGYNRFIDQEVNSYAAFAQYEWKPVENFTALLGARLDNINITGNYAVENIARTSNINQTVLSPRITLLYDITEELQFRGGYARGFRAPQAFNEDLHISSVGGEPQFVILSNDLETEYSNAYTASFNYSKSKNKLQTDFLLEGFFTELKDPFTTVSTGASLPNGSILKEVRNGSGAYVAGTNFEIGVSPNSDLTFQLGGTYQRSIYKEDQILYEANPNSETEQDIIISEFVRNPDFYGYINVNTSPFENFAVDLTGTYTGKMTIPRVINPNGMLDLIESPSFWDMNIKFSQHIDITENFHMNLGAGVQNVFNQYQDDFDSGPTRDSDFIYGPSRPRTFFFGIKFGNLHE, encoded by the coding sequence GTGAAGATATTAGCAGGAATATTACTCAGCATATTAAGCACAGTTGCTATGGCGCAGCAAAGTGAAATTTCCGGTTTGGTTTCTCACAAAGGTCAGCCTGTTCCATTTGCGAACGTAACAATTTCAGGAACTAACCAGGGAACGAGTGCTGATGCTAAAGGAAGATTTAGCATTCGGCTAAAGGAAGAAAAAGCAGAACTCATTGTCCAGGCGATCGGTTTCAAAACCAAAACCATAAGTATAGTGCGTGAAGAATATTTAGATAAAGAATTAAATATCAAATTAGACGAGGACGCATTGGGACTGGACCAGGTTGTTATAAGTGCAACCAGAAACAGAATAGATCTCAAGCAGTCACCGGTGATTGTTAACGTGTTGAATTCAAAATTATTCAATGCCACCCAATCTTCATCGGTCGCTGAAACTTTGAATTTTCAGCCGGGAGTAAGAGTAGAAACCAATTGCCAGAACTGCGGTTTCACCCAGGTTAGGCTTAATGGCCTTGATGGAAGCTATACCCAGATCCTCATAAATAGCCGGTCTGTATTTAGCGCGCTGAACAGTGTTTATGGTTTAGAACAGATCCCTACCTCTATTCTAGACCGTGTAGAGGTCGTTAGGAGTGGAGGATCTGCATTATTCGGTTCCAACGCGATTGCTGGTACCGTGAATATCATCACCAAGGAACCGGTATTAAATACTTGGAATATCGCATCGAATATTTCTTTAATAGATGGTGAGATCCCAGACAGAACTTTAAATTTCGCTGGATCTGTTGTGGCTGAAGACTTGAATAGCGGAGTCACCATATACGGAATGAATCGAGATCGTTCCGCATACGACGCCAATGGAGACGGTTTTACCGAGATCACTGAACTTACCAATAATACTCTAGGAGCAAAAGCATTTCTGAAACCAAATGATCTTAGTAAACTTACCCTCGATCTTACTGCGCTAAAAGAATACAGAAGAGGAGGTGATCGCCTGGACCTTGCCCCGCATTTAACCGACATAACTGAACAACTGGACCATAATACATTCATCGGCGGACTTACCTATGACTTTTCAAATACTGAAAGAAGTAATAATTATTCCATATATATATCTGGCCAGCATACTGACCGAAAAAGCTATTATGGAGGACTCGGTGGAGGCCGTACTGCACAGGATAGTATCTCTGCTTCCAACGCTTATGGTAATACAACAGACCTGGCATTATTAGGTGGTTTTCAGTTTACCAAGAATTTTAAAAATAATGATGTTCTTACTACAGGAGCTGAATACAATCATAGCAATACCGAAGATGATATAGCCGGTTATAACCGTTTTATAGACCAGGAAGTGAATTCATATGCTGCATTCGCGCAATATGAATGGAAACCAGTTGAAAACTTTACAGCCTTATTAGGTGCGAGGCTGGATAATATTAATATTACAGGTAATTACGCCGTAGAGAATATTGCCAGGACATCTAATATAAACCAAACCGTTCTAAGCCCAAGGATCACTTTACTGTATGATATAACTGAAGAATTACAATTTAGAGGTGGTTACGCCAGGGGTTTCAGGGCTCCGCAAGCATTTAATGAAGACCTGCACATCTCCTCGGTTGGAGGAGAACCACAATTCGTAATCTTATCCAATGATCTGGAAACTGAATATTCAAATGCCTACACTGCATCTTTTAATTACTCAAAAAGCAAAAATAAATTACAGACAGATTTTCTTCTGGAAGGATTCTTTACTGAACTTAAGGATCCTTTTACAACCGTAAGTACCGGGGCAAGTCTTCCCAACGGTTCTATTCTGAAAGAAGTTAGAAATGGAAGCGGGGCTTATGTGGCAGGAACAAATTTTGAAATAGGGGTTTCTCCAAATTCAGATCTTACCTTCCAATTGGGTGGAACTTACCAAAGATCAATTTATAAGGAAGATCAGATCTTATATGAAGCAAACCCCAATTCAGAAACTGAACAAGACATTATTATTTCAGAATTTGTAAGAAATCCTGATTTTTACGGCTATATAAATGTTAACACCTCCCCTTTTGAAAATTTTGCCGTTGATCTTACAGGAACTTATACAGGCAAAATGACCATACCAAGGGTAATTAACCCTAACGGTATGTTAGATTTGATCGAGTCCCCGTCTTTTTGGGACATGAATATAAAATTTAGTCAGCATATAGATATAACAGAGAATTTTCACATGAATCTAGGTGCGGGCGTCCAGAATGTGTTCAACCAATATCAAGATGACTTTGACTCCGGCCCTACACGGGATTCAGATTTCATCTATGGACCATCCAGGCCCCGTACCTTTTTCTTTGGGATAAAATTTGGAAATCTGCATGAGTAA
- a CDS encoding HD domain-containing protein, whose protein sequence is MSENTLIENTIKFVKKRLENAEGGHDWFHIERVLNNSRLIAEGEKANLKIVELGALLHDIADSKFHGGDETVGPKVASEFLRSQVVSEDIIDHVIKIIQNISFKGGNVDQKFTSTELDIVQDADRLDALGAIGIARAFNYGGFKGRALYDPEIEPNLNMSKEEYKASTAPTINHFYEKLLILKNRMNTETGKKIAAERHQFMELYLEQFYGEWKGKK, encoded by the coding sequence ATGTCTGAAAATACCCTGATAGAGAACACGATCAAATTCGTGAAAAAGCGTCTTGAAAATGCCGAAGGAGGCCACGACTGGTTCCATATTGAACGTGTGCTTAATAACTCCAGGTTAATAGCGGAAGGTGAAAAAGCAAATCTCAAAATTGTTGAATTAGGCGCTCTGCTACATGATATAGCAGATTCAAAATTTCATGGTGGTGACGAGACGGTAGGCCCCAAAGTAGCTTCAGAATTCTTAAGATCTCAGGTAGTTTCAGAAGATATAATAGATCATGTTATTAAGATCATCCAAAATATCTCTTTTAAGGGAGGAAATGTAGATCAAAAATTTACTTCAACAGAGCTTGATATCGTTCAGGACGCCGACAGGCTGGATGCTCTTGGAGCAATAGGTATCGCCAGAGCATTCAATTACGGAGGTTTTAAAGGAAGAGCTCTTTATGATCCTGAAATAGAACCTAACCTGAATATGAGCAAAGAAGAATACAAAGCTTCAACCGCCCCAACGATCAATCACTTCTATGAAAAATTGCTCATCCTGAAAAATCGAATGAATACCGAAACAGGTAAAAAGATTGCCGCAGAGCGCCACCAGTTCATGGAGTTGTACCTGGAACAGTTCTATGGAGAATGGAAGGGTAAAAAATAA
- a CDS encoding S9 family peptidase, which produces MISLLKYATTLIIMLFATSLEAQELKGSYSGNLEIQGMEMELVFNFTPTDNGYTATLDVPAQGASGFELDSVVLQDKVVTINSAKLQMTYKGEFENGSIKGTYNQMGKEYPLNLEKTVKKKPGNTALPSTTAELEKLEALETGNYKYSVEDYFKTPEAYSFQLSPDGKYIAYMKRRDSGERDIYIKETDTQKETLLKKQREDLIRGFYWSTKDRILYLQDKGGDENYHVYGVDVSGENDSDLTPFDGVRVNIIATLKEDEEHVIVQMNKDNPRQEEPYRLNINTGEVTKLYTVEEGDAPVAAYDFDRKGNLRAITRVVDGVNTELLYKIDGEFQRVKLTEFGDSFGISSFNTNSENPDDAYVVSNLEGDKTEIQLYDLKKNKKIKTVFSNDTFDVSGISLSRKRDYEIDYFRYTGEKTVIVPVSDTYKKIHARLKKEFGEKQFFTVGKTDDETQYMVLVNGDKIIGEYYLFDVEKDEVKLLYKLLPQLKSEDMASMTPISFKSRDGLNIHGYITLPNDYKNGQKVPLIVNPHGGPQGIRDNWGFNPEAQLFASRGYATLHVNFRVSGGYGKEFLKAGFGEIGRKAMDDVEDGIDYVINQGWVDKDKVAIYGGSHGGYAVLRGMTKTPEKYACGVDYVGVSNLNTFMETIPPYWEKYREILYKIWYNPNIPEEKEIMDEISPALHVEKIKKPLFVVQGANDPRVNIDEADQIVESLRKRGVEVPYMVKYDEGHGFGKEENRLDLYKAMMGFFAEHLKDENLKPVKG; this is translated from the coding sequence ATGATATCACTTTTAAAATACGCAACGACATTGATCATAATGCTTTTCGCAACATCGCTGGAGGCACAGGAATTAAAAGGCTCCTATAGCGGAAACCTTGAAATTCAGGGTATGGAAATGGAATTGGTTTTCAACTTTACACCAACAGATAATGGTTATACAGCTACTTTGGATGTTCCTGCCCAGGGAGCTTCGGGATTCGAACTCGATTCGGTAGTTTTGCAGGATAAGGTTGTGACAATTAACTCTGCCAAGTTACAAATGACTTATAAAGGGGAATTTGAAAATGGTAGTATTAAAGGAACGTATAACCAGATGGGGAAAGAATATCCATTAAACCTAGAGAAAACTGTGAAGAAAAAACCTGGAAACACTGCATTGCCATCCACTACAGCCGAACTGGAAAAGCTTGAAGCTTTAGAAACCGGAAATTATAAATATTCTGTAGAGGATTATTTTAAAACTCCGGAAGCTTATTCATTTCAGCTGTCTCCAGATGGAAAATATATCGCTTATATGAAACGTAGAGATTCCGGAGAGCGGGATATCTACATAAAAGAAACAGACACCCAGAAGGAAACCTTGCTTAAAAAACAAAGGGAGGATTTGATACGCGGATTCTATTGGTCAACCAAGGACCGTATTTTATATCTCCAGGATAAGGGCGGAGATGAAAATTACCATGTCTATGGCGTAGATGTTAGCGGTGAAAACGATAGCGATCTGACTCCTTTTGATGGCGTTAGAGTGAATATCATTGCTACCTTAAAAGAAGATGAGGAGCATGTTATTGTACAAATGAATAAGGATAATCCTCGGCAGGAAGAGCCTTATAGGCTGAATATAAATACCGGAGAGGTCACTAAGCTTTATACTGTTGAAGAAGGGGATGCGCCCGTCGCAGCTTACGATTTTGATCGAAAAGGAAACCTTCGTGCTATTACGCGTGTTGTAGATGGAGTGAATACTGAACTTTTATATAAGATTGATGGTGAATTTCAAAGGGTGAAACTTACTGAATTTGGAGACTCTTTTGGAATTTCCTCTTTTAATACAAATTCTGAAAATCCTGATGACGCCTATGTAGTATCTAACCTGGAGGGTGATAAAACCGAAATACAGCTTTATGACCTGAAGAAAAATAAAAAGATAAAGACTGTATTCAGCAATGATACTTTCGATGTATCAGGGATATCGCTTTCCAGAAAGCGCGACTATGAAATTGACTATTTCAGGTATACCGGAGAAAAGACAGTGATTGTCCCGGTAAGTGATACTTATAAAAAGATCCATGCCCGTTTAAAAAAGGAGTTTGGTGAGAAGCAATTCTTCACTGTTGGAAAAACAGACGATGAAACGCAATACATGGTTCTTGTTAACGGCGATAAGATCATTGGAGAGTATTATTTATTCGATGTAGAGAAGGATGAAGTGAAGCTGTTATATAAGCTTTTGCCTCAATTAAAATCGGAGGATATGGCTTCAATGACACCAATTAGCTTCAAGAGTCGTGATGGGCTTAATATTCACGGGTATATTACCCTACCAAACGATTATAAAAATGGTCAAAAAGTTCCTCTTATTGTAAATCCTCATGGTGGTCCTCAGGGAATTCGTGATAACTGGGGCTTTAATCCTGAAGCACAACTTTTTGCAAGTAGGGGATATGCAACTTTGCATGTTAATTTTAGAGTTTCCGGTGGATACGGGAAAGAATTCTTAAAAGCCGGTTTTGGAGAGATAGGCCGAAAGGCCATGGACGATGTGGAAGATGGTATCGACTACGTGATCAACCAGGGATGGGTAGATAAAGATAAAGTAGCTATTTATGGCGGAAGTCACGGTGGTTACGCTGTTCTAAGGGGAATGACTAAAACCCCTGAAAAATATGCTTGCGGAGTGGATTATGTAGGTGTAAGTAATCTGAACACATTTATGGAGACCATCCCTCCATATTGGGAAAAATACCGCGAGATACTTTATAAGATCTGGTATAACCCAAATATTCCTGAAGAGAAAGAAATTATGGACGAGATCTCTCCTGCCTTGCATGTAGAAAAAATAAAAAAACCGCTATTCGTAGTGCAGGGAGCAAATGATCCTCGTGTAAATATCGATGAGGCAGATCAAATCGTTGAAAGCTTAAGAAAGCGTGGAGTTGAGGTGCCTTATATGGTTAAATATGATGAGGGACATGGTTTTGGGAAAGAAGAGAACAGGCTGGATCTCTATAAAGCTATGATGGGCTTCTTTGCCGAACATCTTAAAGATGAGAATCTGAAACCTGTAAAGGGATAA
- a CDS encoding TerB family tellurite resistance protein: MIKWLAAVLGYMYFRFPGAILGFIIGSLLDNYIRSSGGIFNSMMGERKQTVSPGDFELNLLSLSSIVIKADGQVSQQELDYVRSYFIQAYGKERANATFRTFNEVVKNRQVSASNIARYLAARTKYPTRLQIIHFLFGIAQADGRVSEAEAEVISEIAGYLQIGRRDFESIKAMFFKNTDSAYTILEIDKSATDAEVKKAYRKMAKKYHPDKLGHMDEAYRKGAQEKFTKVQEAYEQIQKERGL, encoded by the coding sequence ATGATCAAATGGCTTGCCGCAGTTCTGGGATATATGTACTTCAGGTTTCCCGGCGCTATTCTTGGATTTATTATAGGTTCCCTTCTGGATAATTATATCCGGTCATCTGGAGGTATCTTCAATTCTATGATGGGAGAGAGGAAACAAACCGTTTCTCCGGGTGATTTTGAACTGAATCTTTTATCCCTTAGTTCTATTGTGATCAAGGCAGACGGCCAGGTTTCCCAACAGGAACTGGACTATGTTCGTTCTTATTTTATACAGGCTTATGGTAAGGAGCGAGCTAATGCCACTTTTAGAACTTTTAACGAGGTGGTGAAGAACAGGCAGGTTTCGGCTTCGAATATTGCCAGATATCTTGCCGCAAGAACAAAATATCCAACCAGGCTGCAGATCATCCATTTTCTCTTCGGAATCGCCCAGGCAGATGGTCGTGTTAGTGAAGCTGAAGCTGAAGTAATAAGCGAGATTGCCGGGTATCTTCAAATTGGAAGACGGGATTTTGAAAGCATCAAGGCGATGTTCTTTAAAAATACCGATAGTGCCTATACCATTCTGGAGATCGATAAATCTGCCACTGATGCAGAGGTGAAAAAGGCTTATCGTAAAATGGCCAAGAAATACCATCCAGATAAACTAGGGCATATGGATGAGGCTTATAGAAAAGGAGCCCAGGAGAAATTCACTAAAGTTCAGGAGGCTTACGAACAGATCCAGAAAGAAAGAGGACTTTAA